In the Manis javanica isolate MJ-LG chromosome 14, MJ_LKY, whole genome shotgun sequence genome, one interval contains:
- the SRA1 gene encoding steroid receptor RNA activator 1 isoform X1 — protein MAELYVKPGNKERGWNDPPQFSYGLQTQAGGPKRTPLTRRVAAPQDGSPRVPTSETSPRLPVMGPPSNVSRPPPLGSCPASIAEPTNFPVIESETLLEDVLKPLEQALEDCRGHTKKQVCEDISRRLALLQEQWAGGKLSMPVKKRMALLVQELSSHRWDAADDIHRSLMVDHVTEVSQWMVGVKRLIAEKRSLSSKEEANEEKSTAIAEENQTIPSI, from the exons ATGGCGGAGCTGTACGTGAAGCCGG GCAACAAGGAGCGCGGCTGGAACGACCCGCCGCAGTTCTCCTACGGGCTCCAGACCCAGGCTGGCGGACCCAAGCGCACGCCGCTCACCAGGAGGGTCGCCGCGCCGCAGGATGGGTCCCCCCGAG TCCCCACCTCAGAGACTTCTCCTAGGCTCCCTGTAATGGGGCCTCCAAGCAATGTTTCCAGGCCCCCACCTTTGGGGAGTTGTCCTGCCTCCATTGCAGAGCCCACAAATTTCCCAGTCATTGAGTCTGAGACTCTGCTGGAAGATGTGCTGAAACCTTTGGAACAGGCCCTGGAGGATTGCCGTGGCCACACAAAG AAGCAGGTATGTGAGGACATCAGCCGGcgcctggctctgctgcaggagcAGTGGGCTGGAGGGAAACTGTCCATGCCTGTAAAGAAGAGGATGGCTCTGCTGGTGCAAG AGCTTTCAAGCCACCGTTGGGATGCAGCAGATGACATCCACCGTTCACTCATGGTTGACCATGTGACTGAGGTCAGTCAGTGGATGGTGGGAGTTAAACGATTAATTGCAGAAAAAAGGAGTCTATCTTCAAAGGAAGAGGCCAATGAAGAGAAATCTACAGCCATAGCTGAGGAGAACCAGACCATACCAAGCATCTAA
- the APBB3 gene encoding amyloid-beta A4 precursor protein-binding family B member 3 isoform X3 → MLGKDYMLAIILVNCDDDLWGDQNLEGEPGLPPGWRKIRDAAGTYYWHVPSGSTQWQRPSWEPGDSEDPGTRTEGIWGLRPPKGRSFSSLESSLDRSNSLSWYGEESYIQSMEPGAKCFSVRSLGWVEVPEEDLVPGKSSIAVNNCIQQLAQTRSCSQPPDGAWGEGQNMLMILKKDAMSLVNPLDHSLIHCQPLVHIRIWGVGSSKGRPVSATATAPISDPARDFAFVAGDKDSCMLKCHVFRCDVPAKAIASALHGLCAQILSERVGVSGDSPCCSLDPISPGDLPQQVELLDAVSQAAQKYEALYVGTLPVTKAMGMDVLNEAISTLTSRGDRDAWVPAMLSVSDSLMTAHPIQAEAGAKEEPLWQCPVRLVTFIGVGHDPHTFGLIADLGHQSFQCAAFWCQPHAGGLSEAVQAACMVQYQKCLVASAARGKTWGAQARARLRIKRTSSVDSPGGPLPLPLLKGGIGGAGAAPRKRGVFSFLDAFRLKPSLLHMP, encoded by the exons CTGGCATGTACCCAGTGGTAGCACCCAGTGGCAGCGCCCAAGCTGGGAGCCAGGGGACTCAGAGGACCCAGGCACG AGGACGGAGGGGATTTGGGGACTTCGGCCCCCCAAGGGGAGATCCTTCTCCAGCCTGGAGAGCTCACTGGACCGGAG TAACTCTCTGTCCTGGTATGGTGAGGAATCGTACATCCAGAGCATGGAGCCAGGGGCTAAG TGTTTTTCAGTCCGCTCTCTGGGCTGGGTAGAGGTACCTGAAGAGGACTTGGTACCAGGGAAGAGCAGTATCGCAGTCAATAACTGCATCCAGCAGCTGGCCCAGACCCGCAGCTGTAGCCAGCCCCCAgatggtgcctggggtgag GGCCAGAACATGCTGATGATCCTGAAGAAGGACGCCATGAGTCTGGTGAATCCTCTGGACCACAGTCTGATCCACTGTCAGCCTCTGGTGCACATCCGCATATGGGGTGTGGGCAGCTCCAAGGGCCG CCCAGTCTCTGCCACTGCCACAGCTCCAATCTCTGACCCTGCCAGGGACTTCGCTTTTGTGGCTGGTGACAAAGACAGCTGTATGCTCAAGTGCCATGTGTTTCGTTGTGATGTCCCTGCCAAGGCTATTGCCAGTGCCCTACATGGGCTTTGTGCCCAG ATCTTGTCAGAGCGAGTAGGGGTCAGTGGTGATTCCCCTTGCTGCTCTCTAGACCCCATCTCTCCTGGAGACCTGCCACAGCAAG tgGAGCTGCTGGACGCAGTGAGCCAGGCTGCTCAGAAGTATGAGGCCCTGTATGTGGGGACCCTGCCAGTCACCAAAGCCATGG GCATGGATGTGCTGAATGAGGCCATCAGTACCCTCACCTCCCGGGGGGACCGGGATGCCTGGGTCCCCGCCATGCTCAGTGTGTCTGACTCTCTCATGACCGCACATCCCAttcag GCAGAGGCTGGTGCAAAGGAGGAGCCATTGTGGCAGTGCCCTGTGCGCCTTGTGACCTTTATTGGTGTTGGCCATGACCCACACACCTTTGGCCTCATTGCTGACCTGGGCCATCAGAGCTTCCAGTGTGCAGCCTTCTGGTGCCAGCCCCATGCAGGGGGACTCTCTGAAGCTGTGCAAGCTGCTTGCATG GTTCAGTACCAGAAGTGTCTTGTGGCCTCTGCAGCTCGAGGCAAGACCTGGGGTGCCCAGGCCCGTGCCCGCCTGCGGATCAAGCGGACCAGCTCTGTGGACTCCCCAGGAGgtcccctgcctcttcccctgctCAAAGGAGGGATTGGGGGTGCAGGAGCAGCCCCTCGAAAGCGGGGTGTCTTCTCTTTTCTTGATGCCTTCCGGCTGAAACCTTCTCTGCTCCATATGCCCTAA
- the APBB3 gene encoding amyloid-beta A4 precursor protein-binding family B member 3 isoform X1 — protein sequence MLGKDYMLAIILVNCDDDLWGDQNLEGEPGLPPGWRKIRDAAGTYYWHVPSGSTQWQRPSWEPGDSEDPGTRTEGIWGLRPPKGRSFSSLESSLDRSNSLSWYGEESYIQSMEPGAKCFSVRSLGWVEVPEEDLVPGKSSIAVNNCIQQLAQTRSCSQPPDGAWGEGQNMLMILKKDAMSLVNPLDHSLIHCQPLVHIRIWGVGSSKGRDFAFVAGDKDSCMLKCHVFRCDVPAKAIASALHGLCAQILSERVGVSGDSPCCSLDPISPGDLPQQVELLDAVSQAAQKYEALYVGTLPVTKAMGMDVLNEAISTLTSRGDRDAWVPAMLSVSDSLMTAHPIQAEAGAKEEPLWQCPVRLVTFIGVGHDPHTFGLIADLGHQSFQCAAFWCQPHAGGLSEAVQAACMVQYQKCLVASAARGKTWGAQARARLRIKRTSSVDSPGGPLPLPLLKGGIGGAGAAPRKRGVFSFLDAFRLKPSLLHMP from the exons CTGGCATGTACCCAGTGGTAGCACCCAGTGGCAGCGCCCAAGCTGGGAGCCAGGGGACTCAGAGGACCCAGGCACG AGGACGGAGGGGATTTGGGGACTTCGGCCCCCCAAGGGGAGATCCTTCTCCAGCCTGGAGAGCTCACTGGACCGGAG TAACTCTCTGTCCTGGTATGGTGAGGAATCGTACATCCAGAGCATGGAGCCAGGGGCTAAG TGTTTTTCAGTCCGCTCTCTGGGCTGGGTAGAGGTACCTGAAGAGGACTTGGTACCAGGGAAGAGCAGTATCGCAGTCAATAACTGCATCCAGCAGCTGGCCCAGACCCGCAGCTGTAGCCAGCCCCCAgatggtgcctggggtgag GGCCAGAACATGCTGATGATCCTGAAGAAGGACGCCATGAGTCTGGTGAATCCTCTGGACCACAGTCTGATCCACTGTCAGCCTCTGGTGCACATCCGCATATGGGGTGTGGGCAGCTCCAAGGGCCG GGACTTCGCTTTTGTGGCTGGTGACAAAGACAGCTGTATGCTCAAGTGCCATGTGTTTCGTTGTGATGTCCCTGCCAAGGCTATTGCCAGTGCCCTACATGGGCTTTGTGCCCAG ATCTTGTCAGAGCGAGTAGGGGTCAGTGGTGATTCCCCTTGCTGCTCTCTAGACCCCATCTCTCCTGGAGACCTGCCACAGCAAG tgGAGCTGCTGGACGCAGTGAGCCAGGCTGCTCAGAAGTATGAGGCCCTGTATGTGGGGACCCTGCCAGTCACCAAAGCCATGG GCATGGATGTGCTGAATGAGGCCATCAGTACCCTCACCTCCCGGGGGGACCGGGATGCCTGGGTCCCCGCCATGCTCAGTGTGTCTGACTCTCTCATGACCGCACATCCCAttcag GCAGAGGCTGGTGCAAAGGAGGAGCCATTGTGGCAGTGCCCTGTGCGCCTTGTGACCTTTATTGGTGTTGGCCATGACCCACACACCTTTGGCCTCATTGCTGACCTGGGCCATCAGAGCTTCCAGTGTGCAGCCTTCTGGTGCCAGCCCCATGCAGGGGGACTCTCTGAAGCTGTGCAAGCTGCTTGCATG GTTCAGTACCAGAAGTGTCTTGTGGCCTCTGCAGCTCGAGGCAAGACCTGGGGTGCCCAGGCCCGTGCCCGCCTGCGGATCAAGCGGACCAGCTCTGTGGACTCCCCAGGAGgtcccctgcctcttcccctgctCAAAGGAGGGATTGGGGGTGCAGGAGCAGCCCCTCGAAAGCGGGGTGTCTTCTCTTTTCTTGATGCCTTCCGGCTGAAACCTTCTCTGCTCCATATGCCCTAA
- the EIF4EBP3 gene encoding eukaryotic translation initiation factor 4E-binding protein 3 isoform X2 — MSASTGCPIPGGRDRLPDGYSTTPGGTLYATTPGGTRIIYDRKFLLECKNSPIARTPPCCLPQIPGVTTPPTAPPSRLEELKEQKETEEETPDDAQFEMDI; from the exons ATGTCCGCTTCCACCGGCTGCCCGATTCCTGGGGGCAGGGACCGGTTGCCCGATGGCTACAGCACCACGCCGGGGGGCACGCTATACGCCACTACCCCGGGAG GCACCAGGATCATCTACGACCGAAAGTTCCTGCTGGAGTGCAAGAACTCACCCATTGCCCGGAcgcctccctgctgcctccctcagATTCCCGGGGTCACAACTCCTCCAACAGCCCCACCCTCCAGGCTGGAGGAACTGAAGGagcagaaggagacagaggaagagaCACCCG atGACGCACAATTTGAAATGGACATCTAA
- the SRA1 gene encoding steroid receptor RNA activator 1 isoform X2 codes for MAELYVKPGNKERGWNDPPQFSYGLQTQAGGPKRTPLTRRVAAPQDGSPREPTNFPVIESETLLEDVLKPLEQALEDCRGHTKKQVCEDISRRLALLQEQWAGGKLSMPVKKRMALLVQELSSHRWDAADDIHRSLMVDHVTEVSQWMVGVKRLIAEKRSLSSKEEANEEKSTAIAEENQTIPSI; via the exons ATGGCGGAGCTGTACGTGAAGCCGG GCAACAAGGAGCGCGGCTGGAACGACCCGCCGCAGTTCTCCTACGGGCTCCAGACCCAGGCTGGCGGACCCAAGCGCACGCCGCTCACCAGGAGGGTCGCCGCGCCGCAGGATGGGTCCCCCCGAG AGCCCACAAATTTCCCAGTCATTGAGTCTGAGACTCTGCTGGAAGATGTGCTGAAACCTTTGGAACAGGCCCTGGAGGATTGCCGTGGCCACACAAAG AAGCAGGTATGTGAGGACATCAGCCGGcgcctggctctgctgcaggagcAGTGGGCTGGAGGGAAACTGTCCATGCCTGTAAAGAAGAGGATGGCTCTGCTGGTGCAAG AGCTTTCAAGCCACCGTTGGGATGCAGCAGATGACATCCACCGTTCACTCATGGTTGACCATGTGACTGAGGTCAGTCAGTGGATGGTGGGAGTTAAACGATTAATTGCAGAAAAAAGGAGTCTATCTTCAAAGGAAGAGGCCAATGAAGAGAAATCTACAGCCATAGCTGAGGAGAACCAGACCATACCAAGCATCTAA
- the EIF4EBP3 gene encoding eukaryotic translation initiation factor 4E-binding protein 3 isoform X1, giving the protein MGAGPGIPSNLPRAGGSLGGTVGLSNGGRPAPAVTSSWWCCCSRTWSTESASDSAALRVLSSSSLPSCSSRSLCPLPPAARFLGAGTGCPMATAPRRGARYTPLPREVRGARPPARTRIIYDRKFLLECKNSPIARTPPCCLPQIPGVTTPPTAPPSRLEELKEQKETEEETPDDAQFEMDI; this is encoded by the exons ATGGGTGCGGGGCCTGGGATTCCTTCCAACTTGCCGCGAGCTGGGGGTTCGTTGGGCGGGACTGTCGGGTTGAGTAACGGCGGACGGCCCGCCCCAGCCGTGACGTCTTCCTGGTGGTGCTGCTGCAGCCGCACGTGGTCAACTGAGTCCGCCTCAGACTCAGCTGCGCTCCGCGtcctcagcagcagcagcttgccttCCTGCTCGTCCCGCTCGCTATGTCCGCTTCCACCGGCTGCCCGATTCCTGGGGGCAGGGACCGGTTGCCCGATGGCTACAGCACCACGCCGGGGGGCACGCTATACGCCACTACCCCGGGAGGTCAGAGGGGCGCGCCCGCCAGCGC GCACCAGGATCATCTACGACCGAAAGTTCCTGCTGGAGTGCAAGAACTCACCCATTGCCCGGAcgcctccctgctgcctccctcagATTCCCGGGGTCACAACTCCTCCAACAGCCCCACCCTCCAGGCTGGAGGAACTGAAGGagcagaaggagacagaggaagagaCACCCG atGACGCACAATTTGAAATGGACATCTAA